Proteins encoded by one window of Arachis hypogaea cultivar Tifrunner chromosome 1, arahy.Tifrunner.gnm2.J5K5, whole genome shotgun sequence:
- the LOC114924088 gene encoding dnaJ homolog subfamily C GRV2 isoform X2: MVRLYSTSAFYFALAYPGSNLLSIGQLFTVTLVPQGFHGGEEAAVSASLPLAKRSVLGGLLPESLLYVLKRSGPAAFAAAMVSDSDTPEIIWTHKMRAENLIRQVLQHLGDFPQKLTQYCHVLYDYAPMPPVTYPELRDEMWCHHYY, from the exons ATGGTACGTCTATACAGCACCAGTGCATTTTATTTTGCACTGGCCTATCCAGGATCTAATCTACTTTCAATTGGGCAACTCTTTACCGTCACCCTTGTCCCCCAAGGATTTCATGGTGGCGAAGAGGCTGCGGTTTCAGCTTCATTGCCTTTGGCAAAACGCAGTGTTCTTGGTGGACTTCTTCCTGAATCTTTGTTGTATGTATTGAAGCGCAGTGGTCCAGCAGCATTTGCTGCTGCAATGGTATCAGATTCTGACACTCCTGAGATAATATGGACTCATAAAATGAGGGCAGAAAATTTAATACGTCAG GTTTTGCAACACCTTGGTGATTTTCCACAGAAATTGACACAGTATTGCCATGTTTTGTATGACTATGCCCCAATGCCTCCAGTTACATACCCTGAACTTAGAGATGAAATGTGGTGTCATCATTATTACTAG
- the LOC114924088 gene encoding dnaJ homolog subfamily C GRV2 isoform X1, producing MVRLYSTSAFYFALAYPGSNLLSIGQLFTVTLVPQGFHGGEEAAVSASLPLAKRSVLGGLLPESLLYVLKRSGPAAFAAAMVSDSDTPEIIWTHKMRAENLIRQVLQIKVLQHLGDFPQKLTQYCHVLYDYAPMPPVTYPELRDEMWCHHYY from the exons ATGGTACGTCTATACAGCACCAGTGCATTTTATTTTGCACTGGCCTATCCAGGATCTAATCTACTTTCAATTGGGCAACTCTTTACCGTCACCCTTGTCCCCCAAGGATTTCATGGTGGCGAAGAGGCTGCGGTTTCAGCTTCATTGCCTTTGGCAAAACGCAGTGTTCTTGGTGGACTTCTTCCTGAATCTTTGTTGTATGTATTGAAGCGCAGTGGTCCAGCAGCATTTGCTGCTGCAATGGTATCAGATTCTGACACTCCTGAGATAATATGGACTCATAAAATGAGGGCAGAAAATTTAATACGTCAGGTATTGCAAATTAAG GTTTTGCAACACCTTGGTGATTTTCCACAGAAATTGACACAGTATTGCCATGTTTTGTATGACTATGCCCCAATGCCTCCAGTTACATACCCTGAACTTAGAGATGAAATGTGGTGTCATCATTATTACTAG